TCCACAAAATGTCGAGCCGTTGGTTGAGACCTGAGGTACTCCTTCCTTACTACTTCTCATCGtcgatctttgattttttttttcccctgaaTCGTAACGGATCGAATCCATCCATCCGTTGATTCTCCTTTGACTACCGTTTAAATTTCTAGTGTTTAGATCTGGATTCGTTCCTTCCTTAGATTTAGCTCGTGTGTGAATCACTAATATTNNNNNNNNNNNNNGGGGGGGGGGGGGTAGGTGTATCCTTTGTTCGCTGCCACCGGAGTTGCCGTTGGGATCTGTGCGTTTTCGCTGATCAGAAACATCACCGGAAACCCTGAAGTCAGGTTTGTTCTAATCTCCCtgtctcctctgtttttgttttaatcccTGCTACCTACTTGAGACTCCCCTTTCAACTGTATGTTCTTTTAGCCGTGATGTGATGTGATGTGATGATATTGGTGTAATACTAAAACGAAGTCGTTTTCTCCAGATTAATGCATTTGTGAAATGGAAACTTATCCCTAGTTCTTGGCAGATCATTCACTGACTTATTATGATTTTGGTCTGGATACAACTAATGCAATTCTGATTTATATTACATTTATGTGATCATCTCTTTGTGATGGGCACAAAGCAACCTTCTTGCTATTAGTAAACGAGGTCGTTTTAtcaaagataatatataatCGAAATGCGTACTTGGCCCTCAGTTCTATGAATAGGAAAATTCATTACTTTGGCAGATCATTCATAGACTTTTATTATTCGTTAAAGAATTCGTTAAGACTTACAATGATTGGATCCAATTCGGATTTTGATTTATGTTACTGTCATCGATCATCTTCTTTGTAATGGAACAAAAACAACCTTCAAGCTATTTTCAAGTTACTTGTACGTTAGGGTTTGTTTTTCTGGATCGAGTGTTCTAAtaaagggttttgttttgttgaatcgTCGTCTGCAGATGCACAAAGGAGAACAGGGCTGCTGGAATTTTGGATAACTTTGCAGAGGGAGAGAAGTATAAGGAAAATTTCCTTCGGAAGTTTGTTCGCAACAAGCATCCTGAGATCATGCCTGGAATCAACAAGTTCTTCACTGATCCTAAATACTGAAAAACaagcatcatcatcttccaagACCTTTGCTTGCACCCCCTCAGCTTCGTCGTATTGTTTTATGGAATTGAATCTTCTGTGATATAAACCTCATTTGTCAGTTTCACATTGTTGATGTATCCTCCAGCTGAAGACCTGTTAATGCTGGTGGGCTTATTATATTGTCACTTTTTAAGCAGATAATAACTATTGCTCTTTTGGCAGCTTTAACTTTATAACCACAATCTCTCATCTGAGAGAGTAATAAGCACTTGCTTTCTTCAATATGTCATGACTTTTCACAATGCAGTGGACAAAGTCGTATTCTGAACCAACAATTAGAAAGTACGAAAACAATGTTCCATAAGAAGGATCAAATTCTAAATGTGTCAATGAAACAAAGTGAAAAACGGAAAGTGAGTCATCTTGATGAAATTTGTAATCTGGAATTAGGTTGCAAACTTACAAACAGCCAGAATCTGCCGTGACATAACTGATGCATTGATAATTTATGGTGTACAGAGGTTTCTAGTGTACATGATGGGAGACATTCTCTCTCAAAGAGCTTTTGAGTATTGGGTACAATACTGCTAAATAGGAAAATGCTCCAGATCCATCGAAGGAAAACCGGTTTGCGCCATTCTTATCCCTCTTAGTAAGCTCTTTGCCTTTTCTTTTTCCTGAAAACATTAATGCAATCTCGTCAGACTAAAAGTGTAGTAAAGTATATCAGGAGACAACTCAGATCCTTGTATACTAAGTGGTTAACACATGGAGAAAACTAGAGCAGAAAACTTACAGGGCCACTATAATCAAGAAGACGGGTGCAATAGACTTCTGCTTCTTCAAATTTCTTGTGATTTTTGAAATGTGTAGCAAGAAATACCAAAGCCTCAAACATGTTTGGTCCTTCTAACCCTTCAGCATCCATTCTCTCTAAATCCTTCTCAAAGTAAAACGCAGCTTCTTCATTTCGTCCAAGCTTCTGGTGAAGCTTTGCCAGCTGATTAAGAGCTATTCCTTCCGTGTCGGTACAGTTCACAGCTCTTTTGTAACACTTGATGGCCTCTTCAAGCATGTAAAGCTGTTCGGTTTGATAACATTTAGCCATAGCTATCCACAACCGAGAATCGTTTGGAAGAAAGAATATAGATTTGCGAAAATAATGAAGTGCATAGAAAGGCATCCCCATCATCTCATATGCTTGTCCTAACCCATACCAAGCTCGATAATCAGAAGGGTTTATATCAACAGCTCGTCGATATGCATCAATGGCAGCAGGAGTGTTCTTCATCTCAACATATTCATGGCCCATAAGAGTCCACGCAGATAAATACTTCTTGTTCAGTTTCAAAGCTCTCCGGAAGTACATAACTGCTTTCTCATGCTGCCCTTTTAAACTGTAGTAGTTGCCAATAATGCAGCATGACTCAGGTCTGTATTTATCAGTCAAAAACACCTTGTGTGCAAGGTAACTCAGCGCAGCACATGCTTCTTTTGCATACAGAACATTAGAATACAAATCCATATCTTCCACCCTATAGGGATCGTTTCTCAGAAGTTCTTCAAACATGATTTCAACCTGGTCAAATTCCCTAAGACTATACTGAGCTTTTGCAGTTTGAGCTTGGATGTAATTGCTAAAGCTGAAAATACCTTGCAGATAATCGTACTTCGCCAAAGACTCAGTGTGCATTCTGAGTTCTTGATAAGCATAGCcaagaaaaaaatctttcatcCAGTGGTTGTTTAGATTAAGCCTATCCAAGGTTTCGATCGAAGTACACAGAGACTGCAGCTCTGACCAGGCACTCCAGTTCCATGGATAGCTGTTCACAGATTCCACGAGGCTTGCAATAGCAAGagtttcatttcctttttctttaagaaCCACACCATACAAGTATAATCCAAAAGAGTCAATTGCTCCTGTACTCCTCAGAGCTGATAAGTCCCTCTCCAAAGATACCAGTTCACGGTTTATGGCATCACTCTTACCCAAAGGGCCTTCAAGTTCTATCATTTCTTCCTCTTTCCGTTTTTCTCCAGCCTTCATTGAAACGATAACAAAGTGAATGACTTATCATAGAGTACTATCAGTTTTGGTGTAAATAGGCTGGGATAAAACAACCCTCTCAATAAGTAATTGCCATAAACGTTTACACATTATAGTCTTTAAACAGGACGAAAACTAAGCTTCACTCATTTacgtatttttattataatcagTTGCATACCCTCAAGAAGCCAATAAAACAGAACAGCGATTATTAACAGAGTTGTGAATCAGAGGCTCAATCCTGTAAGTATGTACTAATGCCATATATTGCATATATTTGGAAGGCTAAAAAAACCCTCAAGAAGCCATTGAAGCCACCTTCTAACAAGTCATCATTCTATTTTAGATATAGAAGCTCTAGCTAAATCAGAAGAAAGAGACTGAGGACACAGAACATACCAGATAAAGGGCATAGAAACGCAAGAACACCGATTTCTTGCTCTTCTGATCACGAAGCACATGGGAAGCCCGTCTGTACTCTCGGCAATCAAAGTAGGACTTTGCTAAAAGGTAAAGGTCACCATCAatagtttcatcttcttccggGAGAGGAGTAGCTGCTTGAGAGAAGCCAACGGAAGGTTGAGGTGTTGAAATAGATTCATTGGTGCTGAACCTTCTACGGATACTCGAGCTTCCTCGCTGGAACCTCGTATTTGAAGGTGTAAAATTAGAAGGGTCTTGCTCTATCCCCACAAGCTGCTCTCCTGCCCTGCAATGGTGAAACCCAAGGAGATGTCCGATATCTAATAGTTCATAACATAACAatgtaaaaacctaaaaactgaaactttaaCTCATAATTCACAAATGAGAATGAACCGAAATCAGAATTTCACATtataaaatacacatttttcaATCAGGGTCGAGCTCAAACATATCAGAACACAAAACCCACAAACTCGTAGGTCAAAATTAATCCGAATTGGAATGTATCTAATACCAAATTCGCAACAACAGTGAAATTCGAATCGATTCTGCTTAACAAAAAATTGGCAACCGTTCACTTAAAAATTCCCCAGggttaataaaaaacagagcaaaaccaCAAAGATACTGaagagtttaatttttaatcaaaGATACTGGAGTAGCGAAGTCGAGATTGCataagattagggttttttaagGAAACGAACCACTTTGCGGCGGAGTATAAACAGCGGTCGCTAAGTTGTCGGATAGCCGCGCGGATCTCGTTGCGGCAATTCTCTTTAGAGACCATAGCAGAAGCAGAGAGACAGTGTTTAACTTTAAGTAGTCCTCCTCAAAACAATCGAAGGATCTCTTCTTCGTCGTGGAGGAGAGATTTCAGAAACAATCGCTCCCTCCaatcttaattattttgaaatttacagTGAGAGAGAACTTGTCTAGTCGGCCCATTTATCAACTTAGGGCTTTCAATAGGCCCattaaacaaacacacaaaaaaaacacaatgtttTACTGTAATATCATGGGTGCAAATTATTCAAtcaattttcaccatttgcattgAAAAGGTTATAGATGTTAGAAAAAACTATTCAACTTAAGGCTTTCAATAATAGGCCCATtaaacttaaaaagttgaaaaaatatcatacaacaaaaatgttcaacttgttTAACCATTATTTTgaagatgaatgagttgaatattattcaacccaattttgttcaacctattttttcaattttaagcaaCCATTTGCGGCCCATATCTATTTTATATCCACAAATGTTTTCACATTGCATTTTAGTTAGGTATCATATCACTGGATTATTGAAAGAGTGtagaatattaaaataaaataagtattgtatccaaaactatataaataaataaataacagggtgtattgaaactatgattttaaaaaatt
The Camelina sativa cultivar DH55 chromosome 6, Cs, whole genome shotgun sequence genome window above contains:
- the LOC104791023 gene encoding uncharacterized protein LOC104791023, whose protein sequence is MSSRWLRPEVYPLFAATGVAVGICAFSLIRNITGNPEVRCTKENRAAGILDNFAEGEKYKENFLRKFVRNKHPEIMPGINKFFTDPKY
- the LOC104791026 gene encoding anaphase-promoting complex subunit 8-like produces the protein MVSKENCRNEIRAAIRQLSDRCLYSAAKWAGEQLVGIEQDPSNFTPSNTRFQRGSSSIRRRFSTNESISTPQPSVGFSQAATPLPEEDETIDGDLYLLAKSYFDCREYRRASHVLRDQKSKKSVFLRFYALYLAGEKRKEEEMIELEGPLGKSDAINRELVSLERDLSALRSTGAIDSFGLYLYGVVLKEKGNETLAIASLVESVNSYPWNWSAWSELQSLCTSIETLDRLNLNNHWMKDFFLGYAYQELRMHTESLAKYDYLQGIFSFSNYIQAQTAKAQYSLREFDQVEIMFEELLRNDPYRVEDMDLYSNVLYAKEACAALSYLAHKVFLTDKYRPESCCIIGNYYSLKGQHEKAVMYFRRALKLNKKYLSAWTLMGHEYVEMKNTPAAIDAYRRAVDINPSDYRAWYGLGQAYEMMGMPFYALHYFRKSIFFLPNDSRLWIAMAKCYQTEQLYMLEEAIKCYKRAVNCTDTEGIALNQLAKLHQKLGRNEEAAFYFEKDLERMDAEGLEGPNMFEALVFLATHFKNHKKFEEAEVYCTRLLDYSGPEKEKAKSLLRGIRMAQTGFPSMDLEHFPI